A genomic window from Streptomyces mirabilis includes:
- a CDS encoding PP2C family serine/threonine-protein phosphatase, protein MMSQMPQPTALSRCPSCEEPLEAGDRFCGACGYDLSAVPAPPQDHPTIAMNGSSTRPSEAAASLDWPLAPEPASSDTSAPVHRATDIRGTDSGGSELPHPDTESAAAQHPGDQPSGGQPSGVRFDRPPEPDEYPLAPPAGAPAGPVVDPRTADLGSPVTPPAGTKLCVACRSGHVDSDGYCENCGHAQPRERDHMEQELGAVAAVSDRGLRHHRNEDAFAISSTALPDGSPAVVAIVCDGVSSATRPDEASLAASRAAGEALLAALPLGTHPQQAMHEAILAAAEAVNSLAEAPPAHEEHAPHQNAPACTLVGAVVTPALLIVGWVGDSRAYWVPVDRSSPPARLTEDDSWAAQMVAAGLMSEAQAYADERAHAITGWLGADAYELEPHTASFKPDRPGVVVVCTDGLWNYAEAAEEMAEVVPLDAAERPLHSAQVLVGHALDGGGHDNVTVAVVPFPAPPQGAGSA, encoded by the coding sequence TTGATGTCCCAGATGCCCCAGCCGACGGCCCTTTCGCGGTGCCCCAGTTGCGAGGAGCCCCTGGAGGCGGGTGACCGTTTCTGCGGTGCGTGCGGGTACGACCTGTCGGCGGTGCCCGCACCGCCCCAGGACCACCCCACGATCGCCATGAACGGCTCGTCGACACGCCCCTCCGAGGCCGCCGCGTCCCTGGACTGGCCGCTCGCGCCGGAGCCGGCGAGCTCCGACACGTCCGCGCCGGTGCACCGGGCGACCGACATCCGGGGCACGGACTCGGGCGGCTCCGAACTCCCCCACCCGGACACGGAGTCCGCGGCGGCCCAGCATCCGGGCGACCAGCCCTCGGGTGGGCAGCCTTCGGGCGTACGGTTCGACCGGCCCCCGGAGCCCGACGAGTACCCGCTCGCCCCGCCGGCCGGAGCCCCCGCCGGGCCCGTCGTCGATCCGCGGACCGCGGACCTCGGCTCACCCGTCACGCCCCCCGCGGGCACCAAACTGTGCGTCGCCTGCCGCTCCGGCCATGTGGACAGCGACGGCTACTGCGAGAACTGCGGGCACGCCCAGCCGCGCGAACGGGACCACATGGAGCAGGAATTGGGTGCGGTTGCCGCGGTCAGTGACCGGGGTCTGCGCCACCACCGCAACGAGGACGCGTTCGCGATCTCCTCGACCGCGCTGCCGGACGGCTCCCCCGCGGTCGTCGCGATCGTCTGCGACGGGGTCTCCTCGGCGACCCGCCCCGACGAGGCCTCGCTCGCCGCGTCCCGGGCCGCGGGCGAGGCGCTGTTGGCGGCGCTGCCGCTCGGCACCCACCCGCAGCAGGCCATGCACGAGGCGATCCTCGCGGCCGCCGAGGCCGTCAACTCGCTGGCCGAGGCGCCCCCCGCGCACGAGGAACACGCTCCGCACCAGAACGCGCCCGCCTGCACCCTCGTCGGTGCCGTCGTCACCCCCGCCCTGCTGATCGTCGGCTGGGTCGGCGACAGCCGCGCCTACTGGGTCCCCGTAGACCGGAGTTCACCCCCCGCCCGGCTCACCGAGGACGACTCCTGGGCCGCGCAGATGGTCGCCGCGGGCCTGATGAGCGAGGCACAGGCGTACGCCGACGAGCGCGCCCACGCCATCACGGGCTGGCTCGGCGCGGACGCGTACGAACTGGAGCCGCACACCGCTTCCTTCAAGCCGGACCGGCCGGGTGTGGTGGTGGTGTGCACCGACGGGCTGTGGAACTACGCGGAGGCGGCCGAGGAGATGGCCGAGGTGGTGCCGCTGGACGCCGCCGAAAGGCCCCTGCACAGCGCCCAGGTCCTGGTGGGTCATGCCCTGGACGGCGGGGGCCACGACAACGTAACAGTGGCCGTCGTGCCGTTCCCCGCCCCGCCGCAGGGGGCAGGATCGGCCTGA
- a CDS encoding globin, which produces MKEIRRGTLQEQTFYEQVGGEETFRRLVHRFYEGVAEDPLLRAMYPEEDLGPAEERFTLFLIQYWGGPTTYSDNRGHPRLRMRHAPFAVDQAAHDAWLAHMRVAVDELGLSEEHEHTLWNYLTYAAASMINTAG; this is translated from the coding sequence GTGAAAGAGATTCGGCGCGGCACGCTTCAGGAGCAGACCTTCTACGAGCAGGTCGGCGGCGAGGAGACCTTCCGGCGCCTCGTGCATCGTTTCTACGAGGGAGTGGCCGAAGACCCGCTGCTGCGAGCCATGTACCCCGAGGAGGACCTGGGCCCGGCCGAGGAACGCTTCACGCTGTTCCTGATCCAGTACTGGGGCGGCCCGACCACGTACAGCGACAACCGCGGTCACCCCCGGCTGCGGATGCGGCACGCCCCGTTCGCCGTCGACCAGGCGGCACACGATGCCTGGCTGGCGCACATGCGGGTGGCCGTCGACGAACTCGGCCTCTCCGAGGAGCACGAGCACACGCTGTGGAACTACCTGACGTACGCGGCGGCGTCGATGATCAACACGGCCGGCTGA
- a CDS encoding methyltransferase domain-containing protein, translated as MSAHALDHDLDHLAALARAALVREIDRSGAWAADPVWRAAFEEVPRHLFVPYYYVGAVGGFERVWGEDPDPRSRERWVRGAYADAPLATRVRDGELVSSSSQPSLMAMMLTALEVREGNAVLEIGAGTGYNAALLAHRLGDRLVTTVDLDPEITESARRHLAAAGYHPTVVTGDGARGVPERAPFDRIIATCTLISIPRPWLAQCRPGARILAPLATGLIALRVRDAEHAEGRFLHTPAYFVPLRGASRPEESEPQDLRELPRRARGDELFRFLLTLAGSGLDPYEAYELWERESRPVRERYGVTVDGADAWAWLDDPEGPYAWPLP; from the coding sequence ATGAGCGCGCACGCTCTCGATCACGACCTCGACCACCTCGCCGCCCTGGCGCGGGCCGCCCTGGTGCGCGAGATCGACCGGAGTGGGGCCTGGGCCGCCGACCCGGTGTGGCGGGCGGCGTTCGAGGAGGTCCCGCGCCACCTCTTCGTGCCGTACTACTACGTCGGTGCCGTGGGCGGCTTCGAGCGGGTGTGGGGCGAGGACCCCGACCCGCGCAGCCGGGAGCGCTGGGTGCGCGGCGCCTACGCGGACGCTCCGCTGGCCACCCGGGTGCGCGACGGCGAGTTGGTCTCCTCCAGCAGCCAGCCGTCGCTGATGGCGATGATGCTGACCGCGCTGGAGGTACGGGAGGGGAACGCCGTCCTCGAGATCGGCGCCGGCACCGGCTACAACGCGGCGCTGCTCGCCCACCGTCTCGGCGACCGCCTGGTGACCACGGTCGACCTCGACCCGGAGATCACCGAGTCCGCGCGCCGGCACCTGGCCGCCGCCGGGTACCACCCGACCGTCGTCACCGGGGACGGAGCCCGCGGGGTCCCCGAGCGCGCCCCCTTCGACCGGATCATCGCCACCTGCACGCTGATCTCGATCCCGCGGCCGTGGCTCGCCCAGTGCCGTCCCGGCGCCCGCATCCTGGCGCCGCTGGCCACCGGCCTGATCGCGCTGCGCGTCCGGGACGCCGAACACGCCGAGGGGCGCTTCCTGCACACGCCGGCCTACTTCGTGCCCCTGCGCGGCGCGAGCCGACCCGAGGAGTCGGAGCCGCAGGACCTGCGCGAGCTGCCGCGTCGGGCCCGCGGCGACGAGCTGTTCCGGTTCCTGCTGACCCTGGCAGGGAGCGGCCTCGACCCGTACGAGGCGTACGAGCTGTGGGAGCGCGAGAGCCGGCCCGTGCGCGAGCGGTACGGGGTCACGGTCGACGGCGCGGACGCCTGGGCGTGGCTGGACGACCCCGAGGGGCCGTACGCCTGGCCGCTGCCGTGA
- the ettA gene encoding energy-dependent translational throttle protein EttA: MAEFIYTMRKTRKAHGDKVILDDVTLSFLPGAKIGVVGPNGAGKSTVLKIMAGLEQPSNGDAFLSPGYSVGMLLQEPPLDESKTVLENVQDGAAEIMGKLKRFNEVAELMATDYSDALLDEMGKLQEDLDHANAWDLDAQLEQAMDALGCPPGDWPVTNLSGGEKRRVALCKLLIEAPDLLLLDEPTNHLDAESVQWLEQHLAKYPGTVVAVTHDRYFLDNVAEWILELDRGRAHPYEGNYSTYLDKKASRLKVEGQKDAKRAKRLKEELEWVRSNAKGRQAKSKARLSRYEEMAAEADKMRKLDFEEIQIPPGPRLGSIVVEVNNLSKAFGEKVLIDDLSFTLPRNGIVGVIGPNGAGKTTLFKMIQGLETPDSGTIKVGETVKISYVDQSRENIDPKKSLWAVVSDELDYINVGQVEMPSRAYVSAFGFKGPDQQKPAGVLSGGERNRLNLALTLKQGGNLLLLDEPTNDLDVETLSSLENALLEFPGAAVVVSHDRWFLDRVATHILAYEGDSKWFWFEGNFESYEKNKIERLGADAARPHRATYKKLTRG, from the coding sequence TTGGCTGAGTTCATTTACACCATGCGCAAGACGCGCAAGGCGCACGGCGACAAGGTGATTCTCGACGACGTCACCTTGAGCTTCCTGCCGGGTGCGAAGATCGGTGTGGTCGGTCCGAACGGTGCTGGTAAGTCCACCGTTCTCAAGATCATGGCGGGGCTCGAGCAGCCCTCCAACGGTGACGCGTTCCTGTCGCCCGGCTACAGCGTCGGGATGCTGCTGCAGGAGCCCCCGCTCGACGAGTCCAAGACCGTCCTGGAGAACGTCCAGGACGGTGCCGCCGAGATCATGGGCAAGCTCAAGCGCTTCAACGAGGTCGCCGAGCTGATGGCGACCGACTACTCGGACGCGCTGCTGGACGAGATGGGCAAGCTCCAGGAGGACCTGGACCACGCCAACGCGTGGGACCTGGACGCCCAGCTGGAGCAGGCCATGGACGCCCTGGGCTGCCCGCCCGGCGACTGGCCGGTCACCAACCTCTCCGGTGGTGAGAAGCGCCGCGTCGCGCTGTGCAAGCTGCTGATCGAGGCGCCCGACCTGCTGCTCCTCGACGAGCCCACCAACCACCTGGACGCCGAGTCCGTGCAGTGGCTGGAGCAGCACCTCGCGAAGTACCCCGGCACCGTCGTCGCCGTCACCCACGACCGGTACTTCCTCGACAACGTCGCCGAGTGGATCCTCGAGCTCGACCGTGGTCGCGCGCACCCCTACGAGGGCAACTACTCCACGTACCTCGACAAGAAGGCCTCCCGCCTCAAGGTCGAGGGCCAGAAGGACGCCAAGCGGGCGAAGCGACTCAAGGAAGAGCTCGAGTGGGTGCGGTCGAACGCCAAGGGGCGTCAGGCCAAGTCCAAGGCGCGTCTGTCCCGCTACGAGGAGATGGCGGCCGAGGCCGACAAGATGCGGAAGCTGGACTTCGAGGAGATCCAGATCCCGCCGGGCCCGCGTCTGGGCTCCATCGTCGTCGAGGTCAACAACCTCTCCAAGGCCTTCGGGGAGAAGGTCCTCATCGACGACCTCTCCTTCACGCTGCCGCGCAACGGGATCGTCGGCGTCATCGGCCCGAACGGCGCCGGCAAGACCACGCTCTTCAAGATGATCCAGGGACTCGAGACGCCGGACTCCGGCACGATCAAGGTCGGCGAGACCGTCAAGATCTCGTACGTCGACCAGAGCCGCGAGAACATCGACCCGAAGAAGTCGCTGTGGGCCGTCGTCTCGGACGAGCTGGACTACATCAACGTGGGCCAGGTCGAGATGCCGTCGCGCGCGTACGTCTCCGCCTTCGGCTTCAAGGGCCCCGACCAGCAGAAGCCGGCCGGCGTCCTCTCCGGTGGTGAGCGCAACCGGCTCAACCTCGCCCTCACCCTCAAGCAGGGCGGCAACCTGCTGCTCCTCGACGAGCCGACCAACGACCTCGACGTCGAGACGCTGTCCTCGCTCGAGAACGCGCTGCTGGAGTTCCCGGGTGCGGCCGTGGTCGTCTCCCACGACCGCTGGTTCCTGGACCGGGTCGCGACGCACATCCTCGCCTACGAGGGTGACTCGAAGTGGTTCTGGTTCGAGGGGAACTTCGAGTCGTACGAGAAGAACAAGATCGAGCGCCTCGGCGCGGACGCCGCGCGCCCGCACCGTGCCACCTACAAGAAGCTGACCCGGGGCTGA
- a CDS encoding DUF1876 domain-containing protein: protein MTQMTQSQPAAAQARTAVGWHVEIEFEEDDHRTRAAALLRLPDGNEVRAHGYASRHPSDSNQPRVGEEVAGARALNELAMKLLTKAHDEIDEASGRTSHPLR from the coding sequence ATGACACAGATGACACAGTCGCAACCGGCCGCCGCGCAGGCACGGACCGCGGTCGGCTGGCACGTCGAGATCGAGTTCGAGGAGGACGACCACCGCACCCGCGCCGCCGCTCTCCTCCGGCTCCCCGACGGGAACGAGGTACGCGCTCACGGGTACGCCAGCCGCCACCCCTCCGACTCCAACCAGCCGAGAGTCGGCGAGGAGGTCGCGGGCGCGCGGGCGCTCAACGAACTGGCGATGAAGCTGTTGACCAAGGCGCACGACGAGATCGACGAGGCGTCGGGAAGGACCTCGCATCCGCTGAGGTGA
- a CDS encoding FHA domain-containing protein: MPTCPNGHQSGSDDWCEVCGHRMAGAVPPPPPPPPPAAGYGYPPPGSPPPSGPGGPGGPGVPGGRPHLSAVPNPEPELCPQCRTPREGGAPFCEECRWNFLTNTATSYTPAAPRPQSPAPGMPNPALRFQQPPQGQGQPGGPATGPGHDPFDYQSSRPSQMNRPAEPIPPYGQDPSGFRGDPSRQGSPSGPGGPGGPGGFGGPGPGPGGFGADPSRPVPPPPGPTPGGPGAPQAFTQQPAAPTFPQQGPPGPGGPQSGGPSFGGGEDDWVISPPSGNSPGGPGGPGGRPSGPGGPGAGQGGGYGYPQPGATQAPPGPGPDYQQQRQPLSWSATIGPDREYFMAMMQRSGPEAAGLNLPAYSPEQQRPLTGNQMTIGRRRHSTGDTPDIDLSVPPEDPGVSHQHAVLVQQPDGSWAVVDQNSTNGTTVNGGEEPIQPFVPVPLQDGDRVHVGAWTTITIRRG, from the coding sequence ATGCCGACCTGCCCGAACGGACACCAGTCGGGTTCCGACGACTGGTGCGAGGTCTGCGGTCACCGCATGGCCGGTGCCGTGCCTCCGCCCCCTCCACCGCCGCCGCCCGCCGCCGGTTACGGCTATCCGCCGCCCGGCTCGCCCCCGCCGTCCGGTCCCGGGGGCCCGGGTGGACCCGGCGTCCCCGGTGGGCGCCCGCACCTGTCCGCCGTGCCCAATCCCGAGCCGGAGCTCTGCCCGCAGTGCCGTACGCCCCGTGAGGGCGGTGCGCCGTTCTGCGAGGAGTGCCGGTGGAACTTCCTGACGAACACGGCGACCTCGTACACCCCGGCGGCGCCGCGTCCGCAGTCGCCCGCGCCCGGAATGCCCAATCCGGCGCTGCGCTTCCAGCAGCCTCCGCAGGGTCAGGGGCAGCCGGGCGGTCCCGCGACCGGTCCCGGTCACGACCCGTTCGACTACCAGAGCTCGCGGCCCTCGCAGATGAACCGCCCCGCGGAACCGATTCCGCCCTACGGGCAGGACCCGTCGGGCTTCCGCGGCGACCCGTCCCGGCAAGGTAGTCCTTCCGGCCCCGGTGGTCCCGGTGGTCCCGGTGGCTTCGGCGGTCCTGGTCCTGGTCCCGGCGGCTTCGGTGCGGACCCGTCGCGTCCGGTTCCGCCGCCGCCCGGGCCCACGCCCGGCGGTCCCGGCGCCCCGCAGGCCTTCACCCAGCAGCCGGCCGCTCCCACCTTCCCGCAGCAGGGCCCGCCCGGGCCCGGCGGTCCGCAGTCCGGGGGCCCGTCCTTCGGTGGCGGTGAGGACGACTGGGTGATCTCCCCGCCGTCGGGCAATTCGCCCGGCGGACCGGGTGGCCCCGGCGGACGCCCCAGTGGTCCCGGTGGTCCCGGTGCGGGGCAGGGCGGCGGCTACGGCTATCCGCAGCCCGGCGCGACGCAGGCCCCGCCCGGCCCCGGTCCCGACTACCAGCAGCAGCGCCAGCCGCTGTCCTGGAGCGCGACGATCGGTCCCGACCGCGAGTACTTCATGGCGATGATGCAGCGCTCCGGCCCCGAGGCCGCGGGCCTGAACCTGCCCGCGTACTCACCGGAGCAGCAGCGCCCGCTCACCGGCAACCAGATGACGATCGGCCGCCGTCGGCACTCCACCGGCGACACCCCCGACATCGACCTCTCGGTGCCCCCGGAGGACCCGGGCGTCTCGCACCAGCACGCGGTCCTGGTCCAGCAGCCGGACGGCAGCTGGGCGGTCGTCGACCAGAACTCGACCAACGGCACCACGGTCAACGGCGGCGAGGAGCCCATCCAGCCCTTCGTGCCGGTCCCGCTCCAGGACGGCGACCGGGTGCACGTCGGCGCCTGGACGACGATCACCATCAGGCGAGGCTGA
- a CDS encoding acyl-CoA thioesterase, with protein sequence MRHIYRCPLRWADMDAYGHVNNAVFLRYLEEARIDFLTRPDKQFKQGSVVARHEIDYKRQLVHRREPVDIELWITQIRAAAFTITYEVKDADQLYVRAATVVVPFDFEAQRPRRLTAEEREFLEEYRDDQADEAVAA encoded by the coding sequence TTGCGGCACATCTACCGCTGCCCGCTGCGCTGGGCGGACATGGACGCGTACGGCCACGTCAACAACGCGGTCTTCCTCCGCTACCTGGAGGAAGCACGTATCGACTTCCTGACCCGCCCGGACAAGCAGTTCAAGCAGGGGTCCGTGGTGGCGCGCCACGAGATCGACTACAAGCGGCAGCTCGTCCACCGGCGCGAGCCGGTGGACATCGAGCTGTGGATCACCCAGATAAGGGCCGCGGCGTTCACGATCACGTACGAGGTCAAGGACGCGGACCAGCTCTACGTCCGGGCCGCGACCGTGGTCGTGCCGTTCGACTTCGAGGCCCAGCGCCCGCGCCGCCTCACCGCCGAGGAGCGCGAGTTCCTGGAGGAGTACCGGGACGACCAGGCTGACGAGGCCGTCGCGGCATGA
- a CDS encoding VWA domain-containing protein, producing the protein MANFSKSNVPQFSVDVYQNEYLPEGGREVNAIVTVSATGGGTVGSAVGAPHLYAAGRGPDAAVAIMVDCSGSMDYPPTKMRNAREATAAAIDTLRDGVHFAVIGGTHIAKEVYPGNGRLAVADAATRGQAKEALRRLSAGGGTAIGTWLRLADRLLSSADVSIRHGILLTDGRNEHESPQDLKAALDSCAGRFTCDARGVGTDWEVKEVTGIASALLGTADIVADPAALSADFTQMMETAMGKEVADVALRLWTPVGTEIKFVKQVAPTVEELTGRRTEAGPRAGDYPTGSWGDESRDYHVCVEVPSAGVGQEMLAARVSLVVPQGDGGVRNLGAQGLIKAVWTDDMVASTRINAQVAHYTGQAELAQVIQQGLDLRKSGDVDGATAKLGRAVQLASASGNADTAKLLAKVVDVVDAAAGTVRLKARVEEADEMTLETRSTKTVRVKK; encoded by the coding sequence ATGGCCAATTTCTCGAAGTCGAACGTGCCGCAGTTCTCGGTCGACGTGTACCAGAACGAGTACCTGCCCGAGGGCGGCCGCGAGGTCAACGCGATCGTCACGGTGAGTGCCACCGGCGGCGGCACCGTCGGGAGCGCGGTCGGCGCGCCCCACCTGTACGCGGCGGGCCGGGGCCCGGACGCCGCCGTGGCGATCATGGTCGACTGCTCCGGCTCGATGGACTACCCGCCGACCAAGATGCGCAATGCCCGCGAGGCCACGGCCGCCGCGATCGACACCCTGCGCGACGGCGTGCACTTCGCGGTGATCGGCGGCACGCACATCGCCAAGGAGGTCTACCCCGGCAATGGGCGCCTCGCGGTGGCCGACGCGGCGACCCGCGGCCAGGCCAAGGAGGCACTGCGCAGGCTGAGCGCGGGCGGCGGTACGGCGATCGGCACCTGGCTGCGTCTCGCCGACCGGCTGCTGTCCTCGGCCGACGTGTCGATCCGGCACGGCATCCTGCTCACCGACGGCCGCAACGAACACGAGTCGCCGCAGGACCTCAAGGCCGCCCTCGACTCCTGTGCCGGACGTTTCACCTGTGACGCGCGTGGAGTGGGTACGGACTGGGAGGTCAAGGAGGTCACCGGGATCGCCTCGGCCCTGCTCGGCACCGCCGACATCGTCGCGGACCCGGCCGCCCTGTCCGCCGACTTCACACAGATGATGGAGACGGCGATGGGCAAGGAGGTCGCGGACGTCGCGCTGCGCCTGTGGACGCCGGTCGGAACCGAGATCAAGTTCGTCAAGCAAGTGGCCCCCACGGTCGAGGAGCTGACCGGCCGTCGCACCGAGGCGGGCCCGCGCGCCGGCGACTACCCCACCGGGTCCTGGGGCGACGAGTCCCGCGACTACCACGTGTGTGTCGAGGTCCCCTCGGCCGGAGTGGGCCAGGAGATGCTGGCGGCCCGGGTCTCGCTCGTCGTGCCGCAGGGCGACGGCGGCGTGCGCAACCTCGGCGCCCAGGGGCTCATCAAGGCGGTGTGGACCGACGACATGGTGGCCTCGACGAGGATCAACGCCCAGGTAGCGCACTACACAGGTCAGGCGGAACTGGCGCAAGTCATCCAACAGGGTCTGGATCTGCGCAAATCGGGAGATGTCGACGGAGCAACGGCCAAGCTGGGCCGGGCCGTTCAGCTCGCGAGTGCGTCGGGCAACGCCGATACTGCGAAACTGCTTGCGAAGGTGGTGGACGTGGTCGATGCCGCGGCAGGTACTGTGCGATTGAAGGCAAGGGTCGAAGAGGCTGACGAAATGACCCTTGAGACACGGTCCACAAAGACTGTTCGTGTAAAGAAGTAG
- a CDS encoding nucleoside hydrolase: MPKKIVIDCDPGLDDAIAILLAAGNPDVEIVAITTVAGNQTIEKVTLNARQVCTLAGLRGVPVAAGAAGPLVRDQTLAAEIHGDTGMDGPAFIPPAMETDPRHAVDLIIETVLAHPGEITLVPTAPLTNIALALRREPRIAELVKEVVLMGGSYTRGNITPAAEFNIHADPEAAAIVFSAGWPLTMVGLDLTAQAAATPELLSRIGALGTPVSRFVVDLLDHYNANVGQVHGAMATIHDACAVGRAIDPSLMEVTPAHVEVELRGTATYGMTVTDFRGRSGPANTSVATKLQTERLWDLLIGSLETIAATTARTSA, translated from the coding sequence ATGCCCAAGAAGATCGTCATCGACTGCGACCCCGGGCTCGACGACGCCATCGCCATCCTGCTCGCCGCCGGGAACCCCGACGTCGAGATCGTCGCCATCACGACCGTCGCGGGCAACCAGACCATCGAGAAGGTCACCCTGAACGCCCGGCAGGTCTGCACCCTGGCGGGCCTGCGCGGCGTACCGGTCGCGGCCGGTGCCGCCGGTCCCCTCGTCCGGGACCAGACCCTCGCCGCCGAGATCCACGGGGACACCGGGATGGACGGCCCCGCCTTCATCCCTCCGGCCATGGAGACCGACCCCCGGCACGCCGTCGATCTGATCATCGAGACGGTCCTCGCCCACCCCGGTGAGATCACCCTCGTCCCCACCGCACCCCTGACCAACATCGCGCTGGCGCTGCGCCGGGAGCCCCGTATCGCCGAACTGGTCAAGGAGGTCGTCCTGATGGGCGGGTCGTACACCCGCGGCAACATCACACCGGCGGCCGAGTTCAACATCCACGCCGACCCCGAGGCGGCCGCGATCGTCTTCTCCGCGGGCTGGCCCCTGACCATGGTCGGCCTCGATCTGACGGCTCAGGCCGCCGCCACACCTGAACTGCTGTCCCGCATCGGGGCGTTGGGCACACCCGTGTCCAGGTTCGTCGTCGACCTCCTCGACCACTACAACGCCAACGTCGGCCAGGTGCACGGCGCGATGGCCACCATCCACGACGCGTGCGCGGTCGGCCGGGCCATCGACCCGAGCCTGATGGAGGTCACGCCGGCCCATGTCGAGGTCGAGCTGCGGGGTACGGCGACCTACGGCATGACGGTCACCGACTTCCGCGGCCGCTCCGGCCCGGCGAACACCTCCGTGGCGACGAAGCTGCAGACCGAGCGCCTGTGGGACCTGCTCATCGGCTCGCTGGAAACCATCGCCGCGACCACCGCGCGAACCTCCGCGTAG
- a CDS encoding low molecular weight phosphatase family protein, translating to MTRVLFVCTGNVHRSVLAERLLAARLPPGSAVRPESAGTQARPWSGMEASTRSVLEELGGDGSGFAARPLSAQLVAEAALVLGLAHEHREAAVRLVPTALRRCFTLKEFVRLAAGGVGTVRGGEGTATTHGDVPDGQVPPVVDGFDVVVAAAARRRGAVAPVPPAGDDISDPWGRPPSVLYECAREIDGTVSALARLLGGGASL from the coding sequence ATGACCCGGGTCCTGTTCGTCTGCACGGGCAACGTGCACCGCTCGGTGCTCGCCGAGCGGCTGCTGGCCGCGAGGCTTCCGCCCGGTTCGGCCGTACGGCCGGAGAGCGCCGGAACGCAGGCGCGGCCCTGGTCCGGCATGGAGGCCTCCACCCGGTCGGTGCTGGAGGAACTGGGCGGTGACGGCTCCGGCTTCGCGGCCCGCCCGCTCAGCGCACAGCTCGTCGCGGAAGCAGCGCTGGTCCTCGGGCTCGCGCACGAACACCGGGAGGCCGCCGTACGGCTCGTGCCGACGGCGCTGCGGCGCTGCTTCACCCTGAAGGAGTTCGTACGTCTCGCTGCGGGGGGAGTCGGCACGGTGCGGGGCGGGGAAGGTACGGCGACCACGCACGGCGACGTACCGGACGGGCAAGTCCCGCCGGTCGTGGACGGTTTCGACGTCGTGGTCGCGGCCGCCGCCCGCCGTCGGGGTGCCGTCGCCCCGGTCCCGCCGGCCGGGGACGACATCTCGGACCCGTGGGGGAGGCCCCCCTCCGTGCTGTACGAGTGCGCCCGCGAGATCGACGGAACGGTGAGCGCACTCGCCCGGTTGCTGGGCGGCGGAGCGAGCCTCTGA